The following coding sequences are from one Spea bombifrons isolate aSpeBom1 chromosome 13, aSpeBom1.2.pri, whole genome shotgun sequence window:
- the LGALS3BP gene encoding galectin-3-binding protein: protein MVFITGICLLSLIHACRVVSAAQDGDMRLADGNSTAEGRVEIYYGGRWGTVCDDEWDIKDASVVCRALGFSGAIRATRGGFFPQGYGPILLDELRCTGNETSLANCAFKAWGVTDCDHSEDAGVVCAPEEDEGNFTTYTLDNSCEIGQNLRALFDSQKNCDHFITVTNKDGLPQPKEICTHRLILMLNPEAKFLLAGEGNRFTLSLQDECIPQAKKFIRYLYTQKIKVTLSSLKCIHQMASTYKVTSLKEYTASFFSILITEDSSFRKQIELLKYAESSDDFKLRDICLRYLAWNFEAFSESIAWSDLTAGQLQSLLSRSDLVIKSEIVLFETLQNWVSNNNIEGNLLNELIAEIRFPMMTPEDLLQIQFNTSIFEKNKFDFQDKIIQALMFHTISYQVLSSYINLSLDAYTPRIYTSTTWSSRVYATPYYGYNNQYFNTPTHTTFQSTSQMIQWSVIYISNIQTCYNYGLPCSNYVLPLFRLTGNSNYPYTDYRNVILLKCGDTIITGMQEFSNQVAPDPVAQNSTSFSCSSSSNTYMVVIRPIYKPS, encoded by the exons ATGGTTTTCATCACCGGGATCTGTCTGCTTTCCCTGATTCATGCCTGTCGAGTGGTCTCAG CTGCTCAAGATGGAGACATGAGGTTGGCCGATGGAAACAGCACAGCGGAAGGCAGGGTGGAAATTTACTACGGTGGAAGATGGGGGACAGTCTGTGATGATGAATGGGATATTAAGGACGCATCGGTAGTCTGCCGTGCTTTGGGGTTCTCTGGGGCCATCAGAGCTACAAGAGGAGGCTTTTTCCCTCAAG GATATGGTCCCATCTTACTGGATGAGTTAAGGTGCACAGGAAACGAGACTTCTTTGGCCAACTGTGCTTTCAAAGCTTGGGGTGTCACTGATTGTGACCACAGCGAAGATGCTGGTGTGGTCTGTGCTCCAGAGGAAGACG AAGGAAATTTCACAACCTACACCCTGGATAATTCTTGTGAAATCGGTCAAAACCTGAGAGCGCTCTTTGACAGTCAGAAGAACTGCGACCACTTTATCACGGTGACAAACAAAGATGGACTTCCTCAGCCCAAGGAAATTTGCACTCACCGACTCATATTAATGCTAAATCCAGAGGCTAAGTTCCTGCTGGCTGGAGAGGGCAATAGATTTACCCTAAGCTTACAAGATGAGTGTATTCCACAAGCCAAGAAGTTTATCAG GtatctatatacacaaaaaatcaaAGTAACCCTGTCCTCCTTGAAGTGTATCCACCAAATGGCTTCAACATACAAGGTGACAAGTCTGAAAGAATACACTGCTTCATTCTTTTCCATCTTGATCACAGAGGATTCCTCCTTCCGAAAACAGATAGAACTGCTTAAATATGCAGAGTCCAGTGATGACTTCAAACTTCGGGACATTTGTCTACGATATCTTGCTTGGAATTTTGAGGCCTTCTCTGAGTCCATTGCATGGAGCGATCTAACGGCTGGACAGCTACAATCCCTCCTTTCCAGGTCAGACTTGGTTATTAAGAGTGAGATAGTCCTCTTTGAAACTCTGCAGAATTGGGTATCTAACAATAATATAGAAGGAAACCTGCTTAATGAGCTTATTGCAGAAATACGGTTCCCCATGATGACCCCTGAAGATCTCCTCCAGATCCAGTTTAATACGTCCATTTTTGAAAAGAATAAATTCGACTTCCAGGATAAAATAATTCAAGCGTTAATGTTCCACACAATATCTTACCAGGTCCTTAGCAGCTACATTAACCTCTCTTTAGATGCTTACACGCCCAGGATCTACACCTCTACAACATGGAGTTCACGGGTATATGCAACTCCATATTATGGATACAATAACCAATACTTCAATACTCCAACACACACTACTTTTCAATCCACATCACAAATGATCCAGTGGAGTGTTATTTATATCTCTAATATACAAACCTGCTACAACTATGGGCTACCTTGCTCTAATTATGTGTTGCCCTTATTCAGGCTCACTGGAAATAGCAATTACCCTTACACTGATTACCGGAATGTTATACTGCTGAAATGCGGTGACACAATTATTACAGGGATGCAGGAGTTCAGTAACCAAGTTGCCCCAGATCCAGTTGCTCAGAATAGCACCAGCTTCTCATGTTCCTCCAGTTCCAACACATACATGGTAGTAATCCGTCCCATTTACAAACCGAGCTGA
- the TIMP2 gene encoding metalloproteinase inhibitor 2: MRAAPVSGLLAPVALLVLLWPSERLSEACSCSPVHPQQAFCNADIVIRAKAIAGKEVNSGNDVYGNPIKRIQYEIKQLKMFKGPDKDIEYIFTAPSSAVCGVTLETAGKKEYLISGKAEVDGKMHITLCDFIVPWDSLSQTQKKSLNQRYEMGCECKISRCPSIPCLVTSQDECLWTDWVTEKSINGRQAKHYACIKRSDGSCSWYRGTAPPKQEFLDIEDP, translated from the exons ATGCGAGCGGCCCCGGTCTCCGGCCTCTTGGCCCCCGTGGCCCTCCTCGTTCTCTTGTGGCCCTCAGAGCGTTTGTCCGAAGCTTGCAGCTGTTCCCCCGTTCACCCCCAGCAGGCCTTCTGCAACGCGGACATAG TGATCCGAGCCAAGGCTATCGCAGGTAAAGAGGTGAACAGTGGAAATGATGTCTACGGGAATCCAATTAAAAGGATCCAATATGAGATCAAACAGCTCAAG ATGTTTAAGGGTCCTGATAAGGACATTGAGTACATCTTTACAGCCCCATCTTCCGCAGTGTGTGGGGTAACGCTGGAGACAGCGGGCAAGAAGGAGTATCTGATTTCAG GTAAAGCGGAGGTTGATGGAAAGATGCACATCACACTGTGTGACTTCATTGTGCCATGGGACTCTCTGAGCCAGACTCAGAAGAAGAGTCTCAATCAGCGGTATGAGATGGGCTGTGAGTGCAAG ATCTCTCGCTGTCCATCCATCCCCTGCCTGGTCACTTCTCAAGACGAGTGTCTCTGGACAGACTGGGTGACAGAGAAGAGCATTAATGGGCGGCAGGCCAAGCACTATGCCTGCATCAAACGCAGCGATGGATCCTGCTCCTGGTACAGGGGAACAGCTCCCCCCAAGCAAGAGTTCCTCGACATAGAGGACCCATAA
- the USP36 gene encoding ubiquitin carboxyl-terminal hydrolase 36, whose product MPIVEKLKDALKPGRKDSEEGELGKLLASSAKKILLQKIEFEPATKSFHYQLETLKSKYVLLSPTFQAGTPQRSLEGAPIQRQNCDLPLGGADGIPPPQKVLFPAVKLSMKWDRISRVGAGLQNLGNTCFLNSTVQCLTYTPPLANYLLSKDHTRNCQQGGFCMLCIMQNHLIQAFANSGNSIKPVSFIRELKKIARHFRFGSQEDAHEFLRYTIDAMQRACLNGYAKLDRQSQATTLVHQIFGGYLRSRVKCSVCKSVSDTYDPYLDIALEIRHAVNIVRALELFVKSDVLSDDNAYMCAKCKKKVPASKRFSIHRASNVLTLSLKRFANFSGGKISKDVGYPEFLNIRPYMSQSTGEPVMYTLYAVLVHSGYSCHAGHYYCYVKASNGQWYQMNDSLVQASNIKVVLNQQAYVLFYLRIPESRKSYDASTCKGPHAQVVRTSSVPPSIKKTLSNGSLSSPLIGKSPDGLHIKKSPTSEETGVPVCRSSLPSGVKEQNGVPRPRPMSAEPYPKLGSKPLHNPFFLDEPVSRVKKPLHPQLKAAQGACATSEKNRQDTLKQNWETSALTPSTSPKTLSRNPRPQADDGKEPKEDVEDKQKPETLANGQDTSPSPPVIRNGNSSGEMESERSSDTSALKSKSPTLASVCEALTTMSPPPAKKLALSAKKAIKLQRGSRNDACSSRSSSHAASSTHLTSDSPGHPKSRLHHKHRERSLSAEASPEACTDISVKYKTPDSGVKQSPGVKDHTGPVTHTSQNPSSKEASPIRPTQGNGGHDSVAGSSSTPSKLQQKSEPGKPALNQNGTKEEDLPRKKKKKRKNEDLTQDASCLDKDEKVDCETTSEQSGSQPSLTSPEPTDPDRPAQKTERKNKRKRERTSKHGDDHSHASHQSPQEEMEVDQVIRRKKKKKRKLLKDGSQPNEEGDAAAEHRPVAWEEPTVFTWDGKVSALSAGDAKNSNATRPQTDGGKEPPNPETLVNGQHTSPRPPNTKNINSTGEKGSERSSETSTPKSKSPSLASVCDALATTSPPPAKKLTLSAKKAIKLQKGSITDASGSTHLTSDSPGHPKSTLNSSQEETDEMVRKKKKKKRKLLGEESQPNEEHEAATEQRPVLREENTASVFVWDSQIRDGYKRNRDATNMEKPIRPAWDGKKESRVVQLLTSCSNDKAYGAQVLTWDGQVSAVSRDAAYNAVDSKYSEVIDEWDEDFDRGKVKKIKFKRDRWRTSNSFQSLQNRRNFWSVTRSPHFSSKGYR is encoded by the exons ATGCCCATCGTGGAGAAGCTAAAAGATGCCCTGAAGCCCGGTCGAAAGGATTCGGAGGAGGGAGAACTGGGGAAGTTGTTGGCTTCCTCTGCCAAGAAGATCCTTCTGCAGAAGATTGAGTTTGAGCCGGCGACCAAGAGCTtccactaccagctggagactCTCAAGAGCAAATATGTTCTCCTGAGCCCCACATTCCAAGCTGGCACCCCCCAAAGAAGCCTTGAGGGGGCGCCGATCCAGAGGCAGA ATTGTGACCTACCTCTCGGCGGCGCGGATGGCATCCCACCGCCTCAAAAGGTTCTCTTCCCGGCGGTGAAGCTGTCCATGAAGTGGGATAGAATTTCCAGAGTAGGAGCCGGACTTCAAAATCTGGGAAATACCTGCTTCTTGAACTCCACTGTGCAGTGTCTCACCTACACTCCACCTCTGGCCAACTACCTGCTGTCTAAAGACCACACACGCAACT GTCAGCAGGGCGGATTCTGTATGCTGTGTATAATGCAGAATCATCTCATCCAAGCGTTTGCAAACAGCGGCAACTCCATCAAACCGGTTTCCTTCATCCGAGAGTTAAAGA AAATTGCTCGACATTTCCGTTTTGGAAGCCAAGAGGATGCACACGAGTTCTTGCGCTACACTATAGATGCTATGCAGAGGGCCTGTCTGAATGGATATGCCAA GTTGGACCGTCAGAGTCAGGCAACTACTCTGGTGCACCAGATCTTTGGGGGCTACTTACGTTCTCGCG TGAAGTGCTCTGTTTGTAAGAGCGTTTCGGACACCTACGACCCCTATCTGGACATTGCATTGGAGATACGG CACGCGGTAAATATCGTCCGTGCTCTGGAATTATTTGTCAAGTCGGATGTTCTAAGTGACGACAACGCATATATGTGTGCAAA ATGTAAGAAGAAGGTTCCAGCCAGCAAGCGGTTCAGTATCCACCGAGCCTCAAATGTCCTGACCCTGTCTCTAAAACGCTTTGCCAACTTCAGCGGAGGCAAGATCTCCAAG gaCGTGGGTTACCCGGAATTCCTGAATATCCGTCCGTATATGTCCCAGAGTACCGGCGAGCCTGTCATGTACACGCTGTATGCGGTCCTGGTGCATTCTGGGTACAGCTGCCATGCAGGACACTATTACTGCTATGTAAAA GCCAGTAACGGGCAGTGGTATCAGATGAACGATTCCCTTGTTCAGGCCAGTAACATCAAGGTTGTGTTGAACCAGCAGGCTTACGTTCTGTTTTACCTAAG GATCCCAGAATCCAGGAAAAGTTACGATGCCTCCACGTGTAAAGGGCCTCATGCCCAAGTTGTGCGTACCAGTTCCGTTCCTCCCTCCATAAAGAAGACGCTGTCTAATGGCAGCCTTTCCTCTCCCCTAATTGGAAAG AGCCCCGATGGTCTGCATATAAAGAAGTCGCCAACTTCAGAAGAAACAGGTGTCCCAGTTTGCCGCTCGTCTCTGCCATCAGGGGTGAAAGAACAGAATGGTGTTCCCCGTCCTAGGCCCATGAGTGCTGAACCTTACCCCAAGCTGGGTTCCAAGCCACTTCATAATCCATTCTTTTTGGATGAGCCAGTGAGTAGAGTCAAGAAACCGCTTCATCCTCAGCTGAAAGCTGCTCAGGGAGCCTGTGCCACAAGTGAGAAGAATAGGCAAGAtactttaaaacaaaactgGGAGACCAGTGCTCTCACTCCATCtacctccccaaaaacattaAGTAGGAACCCAAGACCTCAAGCGGATGATGGCAAGGAACCAAAGGAGGATGTTGAGGACAAACAGAAACCAGAGACCCTTGCCAATGGCCAAGACACATCTCCAAGCCCCCCTGTCATAAGGAATGGAAACAGTTCTGGGGAAATGGAATCAGAGAGGTCGAGTGACACGAGTGCTTTAAAATCCAAATCACCTACTCTGGCAAGTGTTTGTGAGGCCTTGACCACCATGTCACCCCCGCCTGCCAAGAAGCTAGCACTGTCTGCCAAAAAG GCCATCAAGCTACAGAGGGGAAGCAGAAATGACGCTTGCTCCTCCCGGTCTTCATCCCATGCTGCCAGTTCCACTCATCTCACCTCCGATTCCCCTGGCCACCCCAAATCCAGACTGCACCATAAGCATCG GGAACGCTCCCTGTCTGCAGAGGCTTCTCCTGAAGCTTGTACTGACATCTCCGTTAAATACAAAACTCCAGATTCCGGCGTAAAGCAAAGTCCTGGAGTAAAAGACCACACTGGCCCGGTTACTCATACATCCCAAAACCCTTCCAGTAAGGAAGCCTCTCCCATCCGTCCCACTCAGGGCAATGGGGGCCATGACTCTGTGGCTGGCTCTTCGTCCACCCCCTCTAAACTACAGCAAAAATCTGAACCCGGGAAACCTGCCTTGAACCAAAATGGGACCAAGGAGGAGGACCTGcccaggaaaaagaaaaagaagaggaaaaacgAAGACCTAACACAGGATGCCTCTTGTTTGGATAAGGACGAAAAAGTGGACTGTGAGACCACGTCAGAGCAGTCCGGTAGTCAACCAAGCCTTACCTCACCAGAACCAACAGACCCCGACAGACCTGCCCAGAAGACAGAGCGTAAAaacaagaggaaaagggagagaacTAGCAAACATGGAGATGACCATTCCCATGCATCACaccaaag CCCTCAGGAAGAAATGGAAGTAGATCAGGTGATccgcagaaaaaagaaaaaaaagaggaagctATTGAAAGATGGGAGCCAGCCGAACGAGGAAGGTGATGCTGCCGCGGAGCATAGACCTGTAGCGTGGGAGGAACCTACAG TGTTTACTTGGGATGGCAAAGTTTCCGCTCTGAGTGCTGGCGATGCCAAAAACAGTAATGCCACAAGACCTCAGACTGATGGCGGCAAAGAACCACCAAACCCAGAGACCCTTGTCAATGGCCAACACACATCTCCAAGACCCCCCAACACCAAGAACATCAATAGTACTGGGGAAAAGGGATCAGAGAGGTCGAGTGAAACCAGCACTCCAAAATCCAAATCACCTTCACTGGCAAGTGTCTGTGATGCCTTGGCCACCACGTCACCCCCACCTGCCAAGAAGCTAACACTGTCTGCCAAAAAG GCCATCAAGCTACAGAAGGGAAGCATAACTGACGCTTCCGGTTCCACTCATCTCACCTCCGATTCCCCTGGCCACCCCAAATCCACACTGAACAG CTCTCAGGAGGAAACCGATGAGATGGtcaggaagaaaaagaaaaaaaagcggaAACTATTGGGAGAGGAGAGCCAGCCGAACGAGGAACATGAAGCTGCCACAGAGCAGAGACCTGTACTGCGGGAGGAAAACACAG CCTCCGTGTTTGTGTGGGACAGCCAGATCCGGGACGGTTACAAGCGTAATAGGGACGCAACCAACATGGAGAAACCAATCCGGCCAGCCTGGGATGGCAAGAAGGAGTCGCGTGTAGTCCAGCTGCTGACTAGTTGCTCAAATGACAAGGCTTATGGGGCACAAG TGCTTACTTGGGACGGCCAAGTTTCTGCTGTGAGTCGAGATGCTGCTTACAATGCTGTAGATTCCAAATACAGCGAGGTCATCGATGAATGGGATGAAGATTTTGACCGTGGAAAG GTGAAGAAGATAAAGTTCAAGCGGGACCGGTGGAGAACCAGCAATAGTTTTCAGTCTCTGCAGAACCGACGCAACTTCTGGTCGGTCACGCGCTCGCCTCACTTCTCCAGCAAGGGATATCGTTAA